The genomic interval GCGCCGCGGTGACCACCAGGTCGCCCCGGGGGCTGTGCACGACGCTGGCGGTGCAGCCGTGGCCGGGTCTGCCCTGACCGGTGTAGAACAGCGGGCCCACGGCCGGGGACGGGTCGGTGGCGGCCGCCTCCAGCGGGTCCGAGGGCGGCAGCGGCGCGGTCCGGGCCGCGCGGTCGGCGGGCGTCGCGGGCGCCCGGGAGCCGCCCTCGCGCACGACCGTCCGCATCGCCTCGGCGGCCTGGTCGCCCAGCTCCCTGGGTGCCGTGTAGTGGCCGGAGGCGGCGCCGTCGGCGAGCGGCGCGTCCGTCGCCAGGCCCCGGTCGGCCACCAGGAAGGCCACGGCGGCCAGGCCCAGGACCACCACCGCGACGAGGGCGGCGAGGGCTATGGGGCCTGTCCGGGGGCTTCCGCCGGCTTTCACGCGCATTGATCCAGTGTCCATGGTGGGTCGGGAGTCCGGCGCGGCGGCCGGGCGGGCCCCGGCGAGGGCGGGTGAGCTGCGGGAATGCGGCGGCCCTTGCAGGTTGTTCATTCTTCAACTAACTTGAAGGTGTAACGAACCCAGGAGGTTGTCATGCCGGCCGTGACCGTCGAGAACCCGCTGACCCTGCCGCGCGTCACCGCTCCGGCGGACGGCAGGCAGCGCCCCGTGCTGCACGTGGGCACCGCCCCGTCGGGCTTCGAGGGCGAGGGATTCCCCGTCCGCAGGGCGTTCGCGGGGATCAACTACAAGTACCTCGACCCGTTCATCATGATGGACCAGATGGGTGAGGTGGAGTACGCGCCGGGCGAGCCCAAGGGCACCCCCTGGCACCCGCACCGCGGCTTCGAGACCGTCACGTACATCATCGACGGGGTCATGAACCACCGGGACTCGCACGGCGGTGGCGGCACCATCACCGACGGCGACACCCAGTGGATGACCGCCGGCTCCGGCCTCCTGCACATCGAGGCCCCGCCGGAGGAGCTCGTCATGGCCGGCGGCCTCTTCCACGGCCTCCAGCTGTGGGTGAACCTGCCCAAGCGGGACAAGATGATGGCCCCGCGCTACCAGGACATCGGCAGCGGCCAGGTCAGGCTGCTGACCTCCGGCGACGGCGGCGCGCTGCTGCGCCTGATCGCGGGCGACCTGGACGGGCACGAGGGCCCGGGGATCACCCACACGCCCATCACGATGCTGCACATCACCCTGAACCCGGGCGCCGAGCTCACGCTCCCCTGGCGGCCGGAGTTCAACGCCCTCGCCTACGGGCTCGCCGGGCGCGGCTTCGCGGGCACCGAGAAGCGGCCCTTCCGGACCGGGCAGACGGTGGTCTTCGGCAACGGCGACTCGCTCACCCTGCGGGCCGACGAGACGCAGGAGTCCCGGAGCCCGAACTTCGAGGTCGTCCTCCTCGGCGGGCAGCCGATCCGGGAGCCGATGATGCACTACGGGCCGTTCGTGATGAACACCCACGCCGAGCTCGCGCAGGCCTTCGAGGACTTCCAGGCCGGGCGGCTCGGGACGATCCCGGCGGACGCGGCCTGAGCCCGCGGCCTCCGGGCCACGGCGCCCTCGGTGCCGGGCGGACCTAGACGGTCCGCTCGGGGGCCGGGGGCGCTTCGGTGACCGGCTGCACGGACGCCGCGCCGTCCGATTCGTACAGCTCGAACCAGATGTTCTTGCCCTCGCCCCGCGGGTCCACCCCCCACGCCCCGGCCAGCAGCTCCATCAGCACCAGGCCCCGGCCCGACGAGGCCATCTCACCGGGGTGCCGCCGGTGCGGCAGCTCGTCGCTGGCGTCGGCCACGTCGACGCGCACCCGGCGCTCGCCGGGCGCGCCGGATATCTCCGCGACCAGCAGCGCGTCGCCGTCCGTGTGCACGAGCACGTTGGTGACCATCTCGGAGACCATCAGGACCGCCGAGTCGAGCTGGTCCTCGTCCGGCCAGTCGTACATCAGGTGGCGTATCTGCTGCCGGGCCTCCGCGATCCGCTCGGGCTCGGCCTGGGCGATGGTCAGGGCCGTGCGGCGGACCGGGCGGACCGGGGCCTCCGGGGCGCCCACCGCCGTCGAGGCGGTCACCTGGCGGCAGAGCAGCAGCAGGGCGATGTCGTCCTCGCGCCGGTCGACGAGCGGGCCGGTGGTGTAGTGCGAGGGCGGGCCGTGGACGGCCTGGACGAGGGCGTCGGCCAGCTTCTCCAGGTTCCCGCCGCCGGTGTCCAGGGGGAAGCCCTCGACGACCTCGCGCAGCCGGGTCCAGCCGGTCTCCAGGTCGTGGCCGCCGGTCTCGATCAGGCCGTCCGTGCAGACCAGCATCGTCTCGCCGGGCTCCAGGACGAGCCGGGTGGTGGGGTAGTCGGTGTCCGGGTCGATGCCCAGCGGCAGGCCGCCCGCGGTCGCCCGGACGAGCAGGGTGCCGTCGCTCAGCCGGATCGCGGGGTCGGGGTGGCCCGCGCGGGCGATCACCAGGACCCCGCTGGTCGGGCAGACCTCGATGTAGAGGCAGGTCGCGAAGCGCGGGTCCACGTCCTCCGGCCCGGTGCCGTTGACGCCGGCCAGGAAGCGGGAGGCGCGGGAGAGGACCGCGTCCGGGTGGTGGCCCTCGGAGGCGTACGCGCGCAGGGCGATCCGCAGCTGGCCCATGAGCCCGGCCGCCCGTACGTCGTGGCCCTGGACGTCCCCGATGACCAGGGCTGTCTTCCCGGAGGGCAGCGGGATCATGTCGTACCAGTCGCCGCCGACCTGGAGGCCGCCGCCGGTCGGCACATAGCGCGCCGCCACCGACATCCCGTTGATGTCGGGCTGCACCGTGGGCATCATCGAGCGCTGGAGCCCCACGGAGAGCTCGCGCTCCGACTCGTGCACGCTCGCCCGGCTCAGCGCCTGGGCGAGCATCCGGGCCACGGTGGTCAGCACCGAGCGCTCGTCGGGGGTGAAGGCGACGGGCAGGCTGAAGCCGGCCATCCAGGCGCCGATGGTCTGCCCCGCGTTGATCAGCGGCAGGAAGGCCCAGGAGCGCCGGCCGAAGCGCTCGACCATGGGCCACAGCTGCGGGAAGCGGCGCTCGTACTCCTCGGGTGAGGGGATGTAGACCGCGCGGCCGGTGCGGATGACCTCGGCGGCCGGGTAGGCCGTGTGCAGCGGCATGTCCAGGAAGGGCTCCATGTCACCGGGGCCGTAGCCGTGGTGCCCGATGAGGATCACCCGGTTGGCCTCGGTGCCGAAGACGGCCAGCGCGGAGGGCTCGAAGCCCGGCATCGAGAGGCCGGCGGCGACCCGCAGCACCTCGGAGGTGGAGCGGGCCTCGGCGAGCGCCCGGCCCGCGTCCAGCAGAAACGCTTCTCTGTTGCGGCGCCAGTCGCCCGTGACGGGGGTGCGGACGGCGGAGGTGCCCGGCTGCGCGGCGGGGACCTCTTCGAGGGTGCCCACCAGGAGGTAGTCGGCGCCGCCCCGGACCGGCCTGGAGCGGCTGCGCACGGTCCGCAGCACCCGGCCCTCGTCGTCGACGACCCGCAGCCGGGCCTCGGCGAGGGTGTTCTCGGTGACGGCCAGATTGATGATGCCCATGATCTCGACCCAGTCCACGGCGTGGAACCGGGCGCGGGCGGCCGACTCGGTCAGCTCCACGCGCTCCGCCGGGAGGCCCAGGAGCCGCGCGGCCTCGGCGTCGAAGGTGGCGATGCGCGAGGCGTTGTCCCAGTGCCACAGTCCCGTCGCTACGGCGGCAAGTACGTCCTCGGTGCGCATTGCCCCACTTTATGCGGGTATGCCGGATAGATACCACCGATGCCGTCCGCGGCAGTAGGTAGGCTTGCACACGCGCTGCTGCGACGCTAACCCGGCGCCCCTCCAGCGCGAGACGCCTCGATCAGCGAGTTCGGCCCACGACCTCGAACACACCTCGACCACGACTTGGATGAACGATGCATCGGTACCGGTCCCACACCTGCGGCGAGCTCCGTGCGGCTGACGTCGACACCGACGTGCGACTGAGTGGCTGGCTGCACAATCGGCGCGACCTGGGCGGCATCCTCTTCATCGATCTCCGCGACCACCACGGCCTGGTCCAGCTGGTCGCCCGCCCCGGCACCGCCGCCAACGAGGCCCTGAGCCACCTCACCAAGGAGACCGTCGTCCGCGTGGACGGCAAGGTCACCGGCCGCGGCGCGGACAACGTCAACCCCGACCTGCCCACCGGCGAGATCGAGGTCGAGGTCACCGAGGTGGAGGTGCTGGGCTCCGCCGAGCAGATCCCCTTCACCATCAACGCCGACGACGGCGTCAACGAGGAGCGGCGCCTGGAGTACCGCTTCCTCGACCTGCGCCGCGAGCGCATGCACCGCAACATCATGCTGCGCTCGGCCGTCATCGCGTCGATGCGGCAGAAGATGACGGCGCTCGGCTTCAACGAGATGGCCACCCCGATCCTGTCCGCCACCTCCCCCGAGGGCGCGCGCGACTTCCTGGTGCCGTCCCGTCTGCACGCCGGCAAGTTCTACGCCCTGCCGCAGGCCCCGCAGCAGTTCAAGCAGCTGCTGATGATCGCGGGCTTCGACCGCTACTTCCAGATCGCGCCCTGCTTCCGCGACGAGGACGCCCGCGCGGACCGCTCGCCGGGCGAGTTCTACCAGCTCGACGTCGAGATGTCCTTCGTCGAGCAGGAGGACGTCTTCCAGGTCATCGAGAAGGTCATGACCGACCTCTTCGAGGAGTTCGGCAACGGCCGCCACGTCACCTCGCCGTTCCCGCGGATCCCGTTCCGCGAGGCCATGCTGAAGTACGGCTCCGACAAGCCGGACCTGCGCGCCAAGCTGGAGCTCGTCGACGTCTCCGACGTCTTCGCCGGCTCGGAGTTCAAGGCCTTCGCGGGCAAGCACGTCCGCGCCCTGGCCGTCCCGGCCACCGGTGACCAGCCGCGCAAGTTCTTCGACGGCCTCGGCGACTACGCCGTCGAGCAGGGCGCGAAGGGCCTGGCCTGGGTCCGCGTGGGCGAGGAGCTGGCGCTGACCGGCCCGATCGCCAAGTTCCTCACCGAGGAGAACGTCAAGGCCCTCGCCGAGCGCCTGGGCCTGGAGCCCGGCCACGCGATCTTCTTCGGCGCGGGCGAGTTCGACGAGGTCTCCAAGATCATGGGCGCCGTGCGCGTCGAGGCCGCCAAGCGCGCCGGCCAGTTCGAGGAGGACGTCTTCCGCTTCTGCTGGATCGTCGACTTCCCGATGTTCGAGAAGAACGAGGACACCGGCCAGATCGAGTTCTCGCACAACCCGTTCTCCATGCCGCAGGGCGGCCTGGAGGCGCTGAACACGATGGACCCGCTGGACATCCTCGCCTGGCAGTACGACATCGTCTGCAACGGCACCGAGCTGTCCTCCGGTGCCATCCGTAACCACGAGCCCGAGGTGATGTACCGCGCCTTCGAGATCGCCGGTTACAGCAACGAGGAGGTCGAGAAGGAGTTCGGCGGCATGCTGCGCGCCTTCAAGTTCGGCGCCCCGCCGCACGGCGGCATCGCCCCGGGCGTCGACCGCATCGTGATGCTGCTGGCCGACGAGCCGAACATCCGCGAGACCATCGCCTTCCCGCTCAACGGCAACGCCCAGGACCTGCTGATGGGCGCCCCGAGCGAGGTCGACGAGTCCCGGCTGAAGGAGCTCCACCTGTCGCTGCGCAAGGCGCCGCAGGCCAAGCCCGCCCAGTAAGGCGTACGTACGCGCGAGGGCCCGGAACCGCCGATATGGTTCCGGGCCCTCGCGCGTACGCGGCCGTCACATCAGTGCCGTCACCAGCGGCAGCCTGGGGCAGCAGCCCGCCGCGGCGTGCACGGCGCGCGCCAGCCGCCCCTGGGTGAGCCGGCGGTTCCACAGCACGGACCGCACCCCGTACTCCGCGACCGCCATCAGCTCCGTCTCGCCGAGCTCCTCCGCGACCAGCACCACCGGTGCCCCGCCGTCCCGGGCCCGCCGGCGCAGCTCGGCCGCGGCGGCGGCGTCGTCCGCCCCCATCAGCACGACCTCGACGTCCCCCGGCCCGCGCACCACGCGCACCTCGGGCAGCTCGCGGAGCCTGCGGACGAAGCGGGCCCGGCTGAGCTCGTCGGTGGCGTGGACGCTCACGGTGATGCGCTTTACGAACACTGCTCTTCCTCGTTCCCCGTCTTCCCCCGTGACTCGAACGTGTTCCAGCCTGCCGGGACGGCTTCAACGAACGATTGCCGATCGATCAACGCGCATAAACGAGGGCCCGGAACCGAAAGGTCCCGGGCCCTCGTCGTGTGCCGGGCGTCCGCCCGGCGGGTGTCTCACACGGTCACGCGGCCTCGTCGCCGCCGCCGAAGCGCTCGCGGTAGGACTCCAGGTCCTCCTCGGTGATCTTCGCGAAGAGCACCGGGGGGACGCTGAACGGCGTACCGGCCGGGACGAAGGACAGCGAGCGGGCCTCGTCCGCCGTGACCCACGTCCGGGTGTCGTCGGCGAGGTCGAACGCCAGGCGCAGGGCCGACGCCGACTGCGGGATGAACGGCTCCGAGATCACCGCGTACAGGTGGATCAGGTTCATCGCCGTGCGCAGCGTGAGGGCCGCGGCGTCCGGGTCGGTCTTGATCTCCAGCCAGGGGGCCTTGGCCTCCAGGTAGGAGTTGCCCGCGCTCCACAGGGCGCGCAGGGCCTGCGCCGCCTTGCGGAACTGCATGGCCTCCATGTGCTCCTCGTACTCCTGGAGCAGCTGGGCGATCTCGCGGCCCAGGGCGGCCTCGGCCTCGCCCGCCTCGGCGCCGGCCGGGACCTGCTCGCCGAAGCGCTTCTTCGAGAAGGACAGGACGCGGTTGACGAAGTTGCCCAGGACGTCGGCGAGGTCCTTGTTCACGGTGGCCGAGAACAGCTCCCAGGTGAACGAGGTGTCGTCCGACTCGGGGGCGTTGGCCATCATGAAGTAGCGCCAGTAGTCGGCGGGCAGCAGCTCCAGGGCGTCGTGCGTGAAGACGCCGCGCTTCTGGGAGGTGGAGAACTTGCCGCCGTAGTAGTTCAGCCAGTTGAAGGCCTTGACGTAGTCGACCTTCTTCCAGGGCTCGCGGGTGCCGAGCTGGGTGGCGGGGAACATCACCGTGTGGAACGGGACGTTGTCCTTGCCCATGAACTGGGTGTAGCGGACGTCCGTCGCCTCGTACCACCAGGACTTCCAGTCGCGGTTCTCCGGGTCCTGGGCCGCCCACTCCTTCGTCGCGCCGATGTACTCGACCGGGGCGTCGAACCAGACGTAGAAGACCTTGCCCTCGGCGGCCAGCTCCGGCCAGGTGTCGGCCGGGACGGGGACGCCCCAGTCCAGGTCACGGGTGATCGCGCGGTCGTTCAGGCCCTCGGTCAGCCACTTGCGGGCGATCGAGGAGGCCAGGACGGGCCAGTCCTTGCCGTGCTCGTCGATCCAGGCCTCGACCTCGCCCTGGAGCTTCGACTGGAGGAGGAAGAGGTGCGTGGTCTCGCGGACCTCCAGCTCGCTGCTGCCGCTGATCGCCGAGCGGGCGTCGATCAGGTCCGTGGGGTCGAGGACGCGGGTGCAGTTCTCGCACTGGTCGCCGCGGGCCTTGTCGTAGCCGCAGTGCGGGCAGGTGCCGACGATGTAGCGGTCGGGCAGGAAGCGGCCGTCGGCCAGGGAGTAGACCTGGCGGATCGAGCGCTCCTCGATGAACCCGTTCTCCTGGAGCCGGCGGGCGAAGTGCTGGGTGATCTCCCGGTTCTCCGGCGAGGAGCTGCGGCCGAAGTAGTCGAAGGAGAGGGCGAAGCCGTCGTAGATCGCCTTCTGGGCGTCGTGCTGCTTGGCGCAGAACTCGGCCACGGGCAGGCCGAGCTCCTTGGCGCCCAGCTCGGCCGGGGTGCCGTGCTCGTCGGTGGCGCAGATGTAGAGCGTCTCGCGGCCGGTCTGGCGGAGGTACCTGGCGTACACGTCCGCCGGGAGCATGGACCCCACCATGTTGCCCAGGTGCTTGATCCCGTTGATGTACGGAAGGGCGCTGGTGATGAGGTGTCGAGCCATTTCCGGCTGCTCCCTGGTCGCGGTGTACAGAGGTCTTTAGCGTATCCGAGCGCCGGCCCTGTGCTGCGCTGTCGGCTGGGCAGCGAAGGGCGCCGGCGCCCGGGTGTCCGCGGCCGGGTGACGGTCCGGTGGTCAGGTGCGGTGCGCGGTGGGGGGCGGTTCGGCCATCCACGCGCGCCAGGGCCTGGTGATCACCTCCCGGTAGGTGTGGTGCGAGGGGTTCCGGCCCGCGTGCCGGAAGGTCCAGCCCTGTGCGTGCGTCAGGTCCTCGACGACGGCGGAACTCTCCTCGCAGACCGCGCACTGCATGGCGTACGTGATCGGCTCCGCGTCCGGCTCCCGGTCGGGCTGGAGGGTCCAGGTGCCGAACAGGAACACCGTGCGCGCGGTCAAAGCCCCCACCTGCTCTCGGCGTTCAGCCGGGCCACGCGGGCGCGCAGGGTCTCGGCCTCGGACGCGGGGCGGGCGTACTCGGGAGGGCAGTCCCACTCGACGCCGCCTTGGGGAGGGCGGAGCTGGAGCCGTCCGGCGTGCCGGTCCATGACCTGCCCGAGCCGGTCGGTGCGGGTGTCGACGGCGTAGCTGACCGGGCCCGCGTGACCGGGCGGCGGGGGAGTGGGGGCAGGGAGCGCGGGGGGGTTTTCTTTGCTCACACTCTTACGATGCCCACTGAGACGGGGCCTGATCGGTGACCGTGCGGGTACGCAGGGTGACGTTGTTCAGGGTGTGGTCACGTGGCGTCGCAGGGACCGGTGTGCCCACCCGGGGAGTGCCGGTACACCCAGGGTGATCACGGCGTTGGCGGCGAATCCGGCCGCCGCGGAGGGGTGGCCGAGCGGCTCGGCGGCGAAGGACGGCAGGGTGTTGACCATCGGTGCGGCACCGCCCGTGGTCAGTACGTGCTTTCGCCCCCAGTCCGCGCGTCCGGGCCGGCGCGGGAGCAGCGTACCGGGCGTGGCCGGCGAGCCGCGCCGGATCGTCGGCGGGCCGGTGGGCCGGACGGCGGGCCGAGCCGGTCCCTGCCCTGCTCCGCGGCGATTCGGAACGGCTGGATCCGGCCCGGCACCGGCCGGTTCGGCGTGGTCGACCCGGGGCGGGGCGGCTCCTAGGGTGAGCAGCCGCCGGAACAGTCGGTGTTCCGTCGCCGTCCCGCTTCGAGGAGGGTCCATGAGCGTCGGCACCACGTCCGCGTATCTGCTCAGGAACGAGAAGACCGGGCTCTATCTGACCGTGAAGGACGCCAGCAAGGACGCCCCGGCGGCGATCGTCCAGGAGAAGCTCCACGACTGGCCGCTGCGGGCGAGTCAGGCGTGGCGGCTGGAGCCCGGCCAGGGCGGCAAGGACACGTACCGCATCCAGAACCAGCACAGCGGACGGTACTTACAGGCCCGGCGCTACAGCAGGGAGGCCGGGGCGCCCGTGGTCCAGGAGCACCTGGAGGAGAACAGCCCGGCGTACCGGAGCCAGACCTGGCTGCTCACCAACATGGACCTGCACCGCTTCTCGAACGTCCACAGCGGGCTGTGGCTGAACGCCCGGAGCGACGCCCCGGCCGAGGGCGTCGTGATCGACCAGTGGCACGAGCGCACGGACGCGGGCAGGGCCGCCCAGCAGTGGCACTTCGAGCCGGTCGAGCCGCGTGGCGCGAAGAGGACCTTCGACGCGCTGGCCGGGCTGGTCGTGGAGCCGGACCCGGGCGGTCTGGTCACTGCGGTGACCAGCGTCTTCAAGTCGACCCTGGAGGCCACCGGCGGGGTGTTCGGCACTGTGTCGAAGTGGGTGCCGGGGATCGACCGGACGCCGTACATACGCTTCGACGGCTTCCGGGGCGACGAGGTCGTGCGGTTCTCGCAGCGGAACCGGGTCGAGGGCGGGCCGCGGAAGATCGCCGAGCAGTTCCCGCACCTGCCGAAGGAGTTCCACGACGGCTTCGACTTCGTCACCACCACACCGAGGGGCCGGTTCCACCCCTACCTGGGGGTGAAGGGCGACCTCGCGGTCGAGTTCTCCGAGCGGGGCTCCAGAGACGTGCCGCTCGGGCTCTACTTCCCCGAGGAGGAGCTGGGCCGGACCGGCCGGCCGCTGAAGGCGGTGGGCGCGGCCCCGGACGGCTCGCGCTATCTGGTGTTCGGTGAGAAGGGCACGGCGACCGTCGACGTGCCGGACGGGCGGTACGGGCGTGAGGTGCGCGAGCTCGTCCTGGAGCATGTGCCCGAGGACTTCCGGAGCCCGGACACGATCGCCTCGGCCGCCGTCGGCGACGAGATGCACTACTTCGCCACGAAGGGCGACCAGTACCTCGTCTTCACCTTCCGCGAGGTGATCCAGGGGCCGGCGAAGATCCTCGGTGCGTACCCCTTCCTGCTGGGCCTCTGGTCGTAGCGAGCCGTAGCGAGACGCAGCGGCCGTAGCGGCCGTTCCGCGAGTGCGTGTGTACCCAGGTGGCGGGAGGTGCCCTCCCGCCACTCCCGCCACCCGGGTTCCCCTCCCCCTCCGTGGTCTCGCGCCCCGGCGTCCGGAAGTCACTCCGGAATCCGTAGCGTGATCCTACGGCTACCCAGCGTAGCCAGTCGGTGGGCCGTCCGTCACGGCGGGGAAGGGGCGCGCTGGGGCGTTCCCGGGCGCGGGTGGCGTGGAGGGCGGGCGGCGGCGCCCCGCCCTCCGGGGGGCCCGCCGTCGCAGAGCCGTCGCGCGAGCCTCGGGTGGTCGCCATGGCGGCCGCCGGGGCGGCCTCGGGCGGTCGCCGCGCCGGCCTCGCACAGCCGCCCCGTAGTCGCCGCATAGTCGCCGTATAAGGAGACATTTGCGAAACATCTCCTCCTGTACACCCTCATCCTGGAAGGGGGCGCACCGAAGGAGAGGGACGACGTCATGCGGATACTGGTGGCCGAGGACGAGGAGACGCTGGCCGAGATCGTGGCCACCGGCCTCCGCCGGGCCGGTTTCGCCGTGGACACCGTCTACAGCGGCGACGCCGCGATCGCCTACCTCTCCCTCCACGACTACGACGTCGTCGTCCTCGACCGCGACCTGCCCCGGGTGCACGGCGACGACGTCGCCCGGCACCTCGTCGGCACCGGCTCCCGCACCCGGATCCTGATGCTCACCGCCGCCGGCAGCATGGAGGACCGGGTCGCGGGCCTCGACCTCGGGGCGGACGACTATCTGCCCAAGCCCTTCGAGTTCCCCGAGCTGGTCTCGCGCGTACGGGCGCTCCGGCGGCGCAGCGCGCGCCCCGCGCCGCCGCTCCTGGAGCGGGACGGCGTCCGGCTGGACACCGTGCGGCGGACGGCCGAGCGGGACGGCCGGGCGCTGGAGCTCTCGCCCAAGGAGTTCTCGCTGCTCCAGATCCTGCTGGAGGCCGAGGGCGCGGTCGTCAGCGCCGAGGAACTGCTGGAGCGGGCCTGGGACGCGCACGCCGACCCGTTCACGGGCGCGGTGCGCGTCGCCATGAGCAAGCTGCGCGGCAAGCTCGGCGAGCCGCCGCTGATCCGTACCGTGCAGGGCGTCGGGTACGCCCTGTGAGCCCGCTCCGGCTGCTCGCCCCCACGGCCGCCCGGACGCGGATCGCCGTCGCCTTC from Streptomyces albireticuli carries:
- a CDS encoding pirin family protein, whose amino-acid sequence is MPAVTVENPLTLPRVTAPADGRQRPVLHVGTAPSGFEGEGFPVRRAFAGINYKYLDPFIMMDQMGEVEYAPGEPKGTPWHPHRGFETVTYIIDGVMNHRDSHGGGGTITDGDTQWMTAGSGLLHIEAPPEELVMAGGLFHGLQLWVNLPKRDKMMAPRYQDIGSGQVRLLTSGDGGALLRLIAGDLDGHEGPGITHTPITMLHITLNPGAELTLPWRPEFNALAYGLAGRGFAGTEKRPFRTGQTVVFGNGDSLTLRADETQESRSPNFEVVLLGGQPIREPMMHYGPFVMNTHAELAQAFEDFQAGRLGTIPADAA
- a CDS encoding ATP-binding SpoIIE family protein phosphatase, giving the protein MRTEDVLAAVATGLWHWDNASRIATFDAEAARLLGLPAERVELTESAARARFHAVDWVEIMGIINLAVTENTLAEARLRVVDDEGRVLRTVRSRSRPVRGGADYLLVGTLEEVPAAQPGTSAVRTPVTGDWRRNREAFLLDAGRALAEARSTSEVLRVAAGLSMPGFEPSALAVFGTEANRVILIGHHGYGPGDMEPFLDMPLHTAYPAAEVIRTGRAVYIPSPEEYERRFPQLWPMVERFGRRSWAFLPLINAGQTIGAWMAGFSLPVAFTPDERSVLTTVARMLAQALSRASVHESERELSVGLQRSMMPTVQPDINGMSVAARYVPTGGGLQVGGDWYDMIPLPSGKTALVIGDVQGHDVRAAGLMGQLRIALRAYASEGHHPDAVLSRASRFLAGVNGTGPEDVDPRFATCLYIEVCPTSGVLVIARAGHPDPAIRLSDGTLLVRATAGGLPLGIDPDTDYPTTRLVLEPGETMLVCTDGLIETGGHDLETGWTRLREVVEGFPLDTGGGNLEKLADALVQAVHGPPSHYTTGPLVDRREDDIALLLLCRQVTASTAVGAPEAPVRPVRRTALTIAQAEPERIAEARQQIRHLMYDWPDEDQLDSAVLMVSEMVTNVLVHTDGDALLVAEISGAPGERRVRVDVADASDELPHRRHPGEMASSGRGLVLMELLAGAWGVDPRGEGKNIWFELYESDGAASVQPVTEAPPAPERTV
- the aspS gene encoding aspartate--tRNA ligase, with product MHRYRSHTCGELRAADVDTDVRLSGWLHNRRDLGGILFIDLRDHHGLVQLVARPGTAANEALSHLTKETVVRVDGKVTGRGADNVNPDLPTGEIEVEVTEVEVLGSAEQIPFTINADDGVNEERRLEYRFLDLRRERMHRNIMLRSAVIASMRQKMTALGFNEMATPILSATSPEGARDFLVPSRLHAGKFYALPQAPQQFKQLLMIAGFDRYFQIAPCFRDEDARADRSPGEFYQLDVEMSFVEQEDVFQVIEKVMTDLFEEFGNGRHVTSPFPRIPFREAMLKYGSDKPDLRAKLELVDVSDVFAGSEFKAFAGKHVRALAVPATGDQPRKFFDGLGDYAVEQGAKGLAWVRVGEELALTGPIAKFLTEENVKALAERLGLEPGHAIFFGAGEFDEVSKIMGAVRVEAAKRAGQFEEDVFRFCWIVDFPMFEKNEDTGQIEFSHNPFSMPQGGLEALNTMDPLDILAWQYDIVCNGTELSSGAIRNHEPEVMYRAFEIAGYSNEEVEKEFGGMLRAFKFGAPPHGGIAPGVDRIVMLLADEPNIRETIAFPLNGNAQDLLMGAPSEVDESRLKELHLSLRKAPQAKPAQ
- a CDS encoding response regulator, which produces MFVKRITVSVHATDELSRARFVRRLRELPEVRVVRGPGDVEVVLMGADDAAAAAELRRRARDGGAPVVLVAEELGETELMAVAEYGVRSVLWNRRLTQGRLARAVHAAAGCCPRLPLVTALM
- the metG gene encoding methionine--tRNA ligase; translated protein: MARHLITSALPYINGIKHLGNMVGSMLPADVYARYLRQTGRETLYICATDEHGTPAELGAKELGLPVAEFCAKQHDAQKAIYDGFALSFDYFGRSSSPENREITQHFARRLQENGFIEERSIRQVYSLADGRFLPDRYIVGTCPHCGYDKARGDQCENCTRVLDPTDLIDARSAISGSSELEVRETTHLFLLQSKLQGEVEAWIDEHGKDWPVLASSIARKWLTEGLNDRAITRDLDWGVPVPADTWPELAAEGKVFYVWFDAPVEYIGATKEWAAQDPENRDWKSWWYEATDVRYTQFMGKDNVPFHTVMFPATQLGTREPWKKVDYVKAFNWLNYYGGKFSTSQKRGVFTHDALELLPADYWRYFMMANAPESDDTSFTWELFSATVNKDLADVLGNFVNRVLSFSKKRFGEQVPAGAEAGEAEAALGREIAQLLQEYEEHMEAMQFRKAAQALRALWSAGNSYLEAKAPWLEIKTDPDAAALTLRTAMNLIHLYAVISEPFIPQSASALRLAFDLADDTRTWVTADEARSLSFVPAGTPFSVPPVLFAKITEEDLESYRERFGGGDEAA
- a CDS encoding RICIN domain-containing protein, with protein sequence MSVGTTSAYLLRNEKTGLYLTVKDASKDAPAAIVQEKLHDWPLRASQAWRLEPGQGGKDTYRIQNQHSGRYLQARRYSREAGAPVVQEHLEENSPAYRSQTWLLTNMDLHRFSNVHSGLWLNARSDAPAEGVVIDQWHERTDAGRAAQQWHFEPVEPRGAKRTFDALAGLVVEPDPGGLVTAVTSVFKSTLEATGGVFGTVSKWVPGIDRTPYIRFDGFRGDEVVRFSQRNRVEGGPRKIAEQFPHLPKEFHDGFDFVTTTPRGRFHPYLGVKGDLAVEFSERGSRDVPLGLYFPEEELGRTGRPLKAVGAAPDGSRYLVFGEKGTATVDVPDGRYGREVRELVLEHVPEDFRSPDTIASAAVGDEMHYFATKGDQYLVFTFREVIQGPAKILGAYPFLLGLWS
- a CDS encoding response regulator transcription factor gives rise to the protein MRILVAEDEETLAEIVATGLRRAGFAVDTVYSGDAAIAYLSLHDYDVVVLDRDLPRVHGDDVARHLVGTGSRTRILMLTAAGSMEDRVAGLDLGADDYLPKPFEFPELVSRVRALRRRSARPAPPLLERDGVRLDTVRRTAERDGRALELSPKEFSLLQILLEAEGAVVSAEELLERAWDAHADPFTGAVRVAMSKLRGKLGEPPLIRTVQGVGYAL